The Lytechinus pictus isolate F3 Inbred chromosome 17, Lp3.0, whole genome shotgun sequence genome contains a region encoding:
- the LOC129280767 gene encoding zinc finger protein 91-like: MDQQLDVQVYFTVEEWAKISYYEKICIKNIKENYEMMLKVGLDVSPPMFMRRHQKEIKKEIVEDNDGKNGDKKSQGSADVYNYQGILKPGHIEKNEIPEENTYTIKVETEYDDDGTPLDEANYTAGEQINDLIEWSNYDEATQTQTKPTSTGDQGNQSGDLSSQSCDQKTEGICTRSKRQAGGKVKSFPEPDSGIYRCEYCESPFAIPLILARHLNYKHGVEGIFLPSFASKKDILQFFKGDIQGPTCNTNKYLPHSKEITESERNRENMREESCGKIDKCHAHEKSDKAFVCKQSFTAHKRIHTGEKPYACDQCSKVFRCKQDLKRHRKMHTGEKPYACDQCGKAFNEYSDLKKHKLVHTGEKHYVCDQCGKAFSRNQVLKRHKLIHTGEKPYACDQCGKGFIRKERLTAHILTHTGELPFVCDTCGKAFHSGDGLRSHKRIHTGEKPYVCDLCSKAFCWKRDLRTHKRIHTGEKPFVCDHCNKAFRYLGSFRTHKQIHTGEKPYACDQCGKGFTRKERLTAHILTHTGELPFVCDTCGKAFHSGDGLRSHKQIHTGEKPYVCDLCSKAFCWKRDLKRHKQIHTGEKPYVCDQCGKAFILEQTLKKHKLVHTGEKPYECDQCGKIFSQNQVLKRHKLLHTGEKPYACDQCGKGFIRKESLTTHIRTHTGELPFVCDTCGKAFHSSAGLISHKRIHTGEKPYVCDQCSKAFHWKRDLKRHTKIHTDEKLYVRDQCDKAFVHEYSLTTHKLIHTGERPFVCDQCGKAFNQHQALKRHKLIHTGEKPYACDQCGKGFIRKERLTAHILTHTGELPFVCDTCGKAFHSGDGLRSHKRIHTGEKPYACDQCSKAFCWKRDLKRHQKIHTGEKPYVCDQCGKSFILEQTLRTHKRIHTGEKPYVCDQCGKAFILEHTFRTHKRIHTGEKPFVCDQCGKAFNQHQALKRHKLIHTGEKPYACDQCGKGFIRKESLTTHILTHTGELPFVCDTCGKAFHSSAGLISHKRIHTGEKPYACDQCSKAFCWKRDLKRHKQIHTGEKPYVCDQCGKAFILEQTLRTHKLVHTDEKRYECDQCGKIFSQNHVLKRHKLIHTGEKPYACGQCGKGFIRKESLTTHILTHTGELPFVCDQCDKAFVCKQSFTAHKFIHTGEKSYACDQCSKAFCWKRDLKRHKKIHTGEKPYVCDQCGKAFILEQTFRTHKRIHTGEKPFVCDQCGKAFNQSQVLKRHKLIHTGEKPYACDQCGKGFIRKESLKTHKLMHSGEKS, translated from the exons ATGGATCAACAATTAGATGTCCAGGTTTACTTCACAGTTGAGGAATGGGCAAAGATCAGCTATTATGAGAAGATTTGTATCAAGAACATCAAAGAAAACTATGAGATGATGCTAAAAGTTG GATTGGACGTCAGTCCACCAATGTTCATGCGACGACAtcagaaagaaattaagaaagagATCGTAGAGGATAATGATGGCAAGAATGGGGACAAGAAATCACAAG GATCTGCCGATGTTTATAACTATCAGGGAATTCTTAAACCAGGTCATATAGAGAAGAATGAGATTCCTGAGGAGAATACT TACACGATAAAAGTAGAGActgagtatgatgatgatggcactcCACTGGATGAGGCTAATTACACTGCAGGAGAACAAATCAATGATCTCATCGAATGGAGTAACTATGATGAAGCTACCCAGACACAAACCAAGCCAACATCAACAGGTGATCAGGGGAATCAGTCAGGTGATCTCAGCAGTCAGTCATGTGATCAGAAGACAGAAGGCATTTGTACGAGAAGTAAAAGACAAGCTGGTGGAAAGGTTAAATCTTTCCCAGAACCAG ATTCTGGAATCTATAGATGCGAGTACTGTGAATCACCCTTTGCTATTCCTCTCATCTTAGCAAGGCATCTCAATTATAAACATGGAGTAGAAGGTATATTCCTGCCTTCATTTGCATCAAAGAAAGATATTCTACAGTTTTTCAAAGGAGACATACAAGGTCCGACCTGCAacacaaataaatatttacctCATAGTAAAGAAATTAcagaatcagaaagaaacagagAAAATATGAGAGAGGAATCATGCGGTAAGATAGATAAGTGCCATGCACACGAGAAAAGTGATAAGGCATTTGTTTGCAAACAAAGTTTTACAGCACATAAACGTATCCACACTGGTGAGAAACCCTATGCATGTGATCAATGTAGTAAAGTTTTTCGTTGTAAACAGGATCTCAAAAGACATAGAAAAATGCATACAGGTGAAAAGCCCTATGCgtgtgatcagtgtggtaaggcatttaatgAATATAGTGatctaaaaaaacataaacTAGTCCACACAGGTGAAAAACACTACGTGTGTGATCAGTGTGGCAAGGCCTTTAGTCGAAATCAAGTTCTTAAAAGACATAAACTAATCCATACAGGTGAAAAGCCGTATGcttgtgatcaatgtggtaagggcTTTATTAGAAAAGAAAGACTTACAGCACATATACTTACCCACACAGGTGAGTTACCTTTTGTATGTGATACTTGTGGTAAAGCATTTCATAGCGGTGATGGTTTAAGAAGCCATAAACGGATCCATACAGGTGAAAAGCCGTATGTATGTGATCTATGTAGTAAAGCTTTTTGTTGGAAACGGGATCTCAGAACACATAAACGAATCCATACAGGTGAAAAACCCTTTGTATGTGATCATTGTAATAAGGCATTTAGATATTTAGGTAGTTTCAGAACACATAAACAGATTCATACAGGTGAAAAGCCGTATGcttgtgatcaatgtggtaagggcTTTACTCGAAAAGAAAGACTTACAGCACATATACTTACCCACACAGGTGAGTTACCTTTTGTATGTGATACTTGTGGTAAAGCATTTCATAGCGGTGATGGTTTAAGAAGCCATAAACAGATCCATACAGGTGAAAAGCCGTATGTATGTGATCTATGTAGTAAAGCTTTTTGTTGGAAACGGGATCTCAAAAGACATAAACAAATCCATACAGGCGAGAAGCCGTATGtatgtgatcagtgtggtaaAGCATTTATTCTGGAACAAACTCTCAAAAAACATAAACTAGTCCACACAGGTGAAAAACCCTACGAGTGTGATCAATGTGGCAAGATCTTTAGTCAAAATCAAGTTCTCAAAAGACATAAACTACTCCATACAGGTGAAAAGCCGTATGcttgtgatcaatgtggtaagggcTTTATTCGAAAAGAAAGTCTTACAACACATATACGTACCCACACAGGTGAGTTACCTTTTGTATGTGATACTTGTGGTAAAGCATTTCATAGCAGTGCTGGTTTAATAAGCCACAAACGGATCCATACAGGTGAAAAGCCatatgtatgtgatcaatgtaGTAAAGCTTTTCATTGGAAACGGGATCTCAAAAGACATACAAAAATTCATACAGACGAGAAGCTGTATGTACGTGATCAGTGTGATAAAGCCTTTGTCCATGAATATAGCCTTACAACACATAAACTAATCCACACTGGTGAGAGACCTTTTGTATGTGATCAGTGTGGCAAGGCCTTTAATCAACATCAAGCTCTCAAAAGACATAAATTAATCCATACAGGTGAAAAGCCGTATGcttgtgatcaatgtggtaagggcTTTATTCGAAAAGAAAGACTTACAGCACATATACTTACCCACACAGGTGAGTTACCTTTTGTATGTGATACTTGTGGTAAAGCATTTCATAGCGGTGATGGTTTAAGAAGCCATAAACGGATCCATACAGGTGAAAAGCCGTATGCGTGTGATCAATGTAGTAAAGCTTTTTGTTGGAAACGGGATCTAAAAAGACATCAAAAAATCCACACAGGCGAAAAGCCGTATGTATGTGATCAGTGCGGTAAATCGTTTATTCTGGAACAAACTCTCAGAACACATAAGCGAATCCACACAGGCGAGAAGCCGTATGtatgtgatcagtgtggtaaAGCATTTATTCTGGAACATACTTTCAGAACACATAAGCGAATCCACACTGGTGAGAAACCTTTTGTATGTGATCAGTGTGGCAAGGCCTTTAATCAACATCAAGCTCTCAAAAGACATAAACTAATCCATACAGGTGAAAAGCCGTATGcttgtgatcaatgtggtaagggcTTTATTCGAAAAGAAAGTCTTACAACACATATACTTACCCACACAGGTGAGTTACCTTTTGTATGTGATACTTGTGGTAAAGCATTTCATAGCAGTGCTGGTTTAATAAGCCACAAACGGATCCATACAGGTGAAAAGCCGTATGCGTGTGATCAATGTAGTAAAGCTTTTTGTTGGAAACGGGATCTCAAAAGACATAAACAAATCCATACAGGCGAGAAGCCGTATGTATGTGATCAGTGCGGTAAAGCATTTATTCTGGAACAAACTCTCAGAACACATAAACTAGTCCACACAGATGAAAAACGCTACGAGTGTGATCAATGTGGCAAGATCTTTAGTCAAAATCATGTTCTTAAAAGACATAAACTAATCCATACTGGTGAAAAGCCGTATGCTTGTGGTCAGTGTGGTAAGGGCTTTATTCGAAAAGAAAGTCTTACAACACATATACTTACCCACACAGGTGAGTTACCTTttgtatgtgatcaatgtgaTAAGGCCTTTGTTTGCAAACAAAGTTTTACAGCAcataaatttatccacactggtGAGAAATCCTATGCATGTGATCAATGTAGTAAAGCTTTTTGTTGGAAACGGGATCTCAAAAGACATAAAAAAATCCACACAGGCGAGAAGCCGTATGtatgtgatcagtgtggtaaAGCATTTATTCTGGAACAAACTTTCAGAACACATAAGCGAATCCACACTGGTGAGAAACCTTttgtatgtgatcaatgtggcaAGGCCTTCAATCAAAGTCAAGTTCTCAAAAGACATAAACTAATCCATACCGGTGAAAAGCCGTATGcttgtgatcaatgtggtaagggcTTTATCCGTAAAGAAAGTCTTAAAACACATAAACTTATGCACTCTGGTGAGAAATCATAA